In a single window of the Flavobacteriales bacterium genome:
- a CDS encoding helix-turn-helix domain-containing protein — protein MKTLNFYSISEFHELNNFPPPENPLFSVMHNEYAKDELLSCEDTVGQKVSVTSGFYSISLKNIISGEIIYGRTKYDCSHGTLLFTAPQQTLVFDGVAFSSEAYHIAFHKDYLNGTSLHDKIKKYHFFNYNVNEALHLSPKEEELLKTLFKSIEAEYSNNQDEFSKEIIIAHLEAFLKYADRFYKRQFLNRQEMNQELFARFTNILDSYFEAGQLQEKGIPTVDWLAEQLGVSHRYMSDTIKAETGKTAIDQINLYLINEAKNMLLSPNTSISETAYQLGFEYPQYFSRLFKKKVGVSPKQFIENHSMN, from the coding sequence ATGAAAACTTTAAATTTTTATTCGATCTCAGAATTTCATGAACTAAACAATTTTCCTCCTCCAGAAAATCCATTATTTAGTGTAATGCATAATGAGTATGCAAAGGATGAGTTATTAAGTTGTGAAGATACAGTTGGTCAAAAAGTAAGTGTAACAAGTGGGTTTTATTCAATTTCACTTAAAAACATTATTTCCGGAGAAATTATCTATGGGAGAACCAAATACGATTGTTCTCATGGTACTCTATTATTTACTGCTCCACAACAAACCCTTGTCTTTGATGGTGTAGCCTTTAGTTCAGAAGCATACCATATTGCTTTTCATAAAGATTACTTGAACGGGACTTCTCTTCATGATAAAATAAAAAAGTATCATTTCTTCAATTATAATGTCAATGAAGCACTTCATTTATCACCAAAAGAAGAAGAGCTTTTAAAGACACTGTTTAAAAGTATTGAGGCAGAATATAGCAACAACCAAGATGAATTTAGTAAAGAAATTATTATCGCTCACTTAGAAGCATTTTTAAAGTATGCCGACAGGTTTTATAAACGGCAGTTCTTAAATAGGCAAGAAATGAATCAGGAGTTATTTGCTCGTTTCACCAACATCCTAGATAGTTATTTTGAAGCAGGGCAACTACAAGAAAAGGGAATTCCTACGGTTGATTGGTTGGCGGAACAATTAGGCGTCAGTCACAGATATATGAGTGATACAATTAAAGCAGAAACAGGAAAAACGGCTATAGATCAGATAAACCTTTATTTAATTAATGAGGCCAAAAATATGTTGCTTAGTCCTAATACTTCAATCTCAGAAACAGCTTATCAATTGGGATTTGAATACCCACAATACTTCTCAAGGTTATTTAAGAAAAAAGTAGGAGTGTCCCCCAAACAATTCATTGAAAACCATTCAATGAATTGA
- a CDS encoding SDR family NAD(P)-dependent oxidoreductase — protein sequence MNNYKNIPNLNGKVAIVTGANSGTGYGITYHLAKHNCKVIMASRNKRKLEDARNKLKIEVPHAKLEIEVLELTSLASIETFAERIKKKYKKIDFLANNAGGGGKYTTTVDGLEENLMINYLGHFALTTQLLPILKEESRIVTFSSIGYKRFLKNDLDVEHLMCGNEADYNQMKEYCKAKLCTILFSIKLQQEFEKIGSKSMALSCHPGYARTNLLTKSSNPVGIRILGTVMNAVSGLFGLSQSLYDGALPAIEALIADKAQPNVVYSPKNRESTGVPIPIEIDHTHYKDEDIDQLWIKTQELIGIKVENYL from the coding sequence ATGAACAATTACAAAAATATTCCCAACTTGAATGGAAAGGTAGCCATTGTAACAGGAGCAAATAGTGGAACAGGTTATGGTATTACTTATCATTTGGCTAAACATAATTGCAAAGTGATAATGGCTTCAAGAAACAAGAGGAAACTGGAGGATGCAAGAAATAAACTCAAAATAGAAGTTCCTCATGCAAAATTAGAAATAGAAGTTTTAGAATTGACAAGTTTAGCTAGTATCGAAACTTTCGCAGAAAGAATAAAAAAGAAGTACAAAAAAATTGATTTTTTAGCAAACAATGCTGGAGGAGGAGGGAAATACACAACAACTGTTGATGGTCTTGAGGAAAACCTCATGATTAATTATCTTGGCCACTTTGCACTTACTACCCAACTTCTTCCGATATTAAAAGAGGAGAGTAGAATCGTTACATTTTCAAGTATAGGCTATAAACGTTTCCTAAAAAACGATCTTGATGTAGAGCATTTAATGTGCGGAAATGAAGCTGACTATAATCAAATGAAAGAATATTGTAAGGCTAAGTTATGTACTATTTTGTTTTCAATAAAACTTCAGCAAGAGTTCGAAAAAATTGGCTCGAAATCCATGGCGCTATCATGCCATCCAGGTTACGCAAGAACAAACTTATTAACGAAGTCCAGCAACCCTGTTGGGATCCGTATTTTGGGAACGGTAATGAATGCTGTATCAGGATTGTTTGGTTTGAGTCAGAGCTTATATGATGGAGCTTTACCTGCCATTGAGGCACTCATTGCAGATAAAGCGCAACCAAATGTGGTATATTCTCCTAAAAACAGGGAATCAACAGGTGTTCCAATTCCAATTGAGATTGACCATACCCATTATAAAGATGAGGATATAGATCAACTCTGGATAAAAACACAAGAATTGATAGGTATTAAGGTTGAAAATTACTTATAG
- a CDS encoding alpha/beta hydrolase, which yields MKAVIKTFMSLILIAGFTTSLSAQNNHLKNIKMENLKAGVNTITFKSFGLDLVGNLYLPEGFDANKKYKAIVGASPFPQVKEQVLGTYGPEMAKRGFVFLGFDYMGMGDSPALPGEHMKSRYMFRLIENTWDAVSYLGTLPFVEEVYGLGVCQGGSIISSAAVTDHRIKKIATVSGMMAADAFQWLGREITDVQIAAANASMQKQYETGKPDYVAPFGLNDEQTREEFVEAAAYPEMAGETYDYYGRDGVKGPKAIENFTNMHIGDQAMQSLISIGEAYADKIVQPTLVIYGTSASTAPCSTMFIDKLTNNPEVMALDKFSHVDFYYKPEAVKVSTDAVAEFFNK from the coding sequence ATGAAAGCAGTAATTAAAACATTTATGAGCCTGATACTGATAGCAGGCTTTACAACAAGTCTATCAGCACAAAATAATCATTTAAAAAATATAAAAATGGAAAATTTAAAAGCAGGAGTTAATACAATAACTTTCAAATCATTCGGATTAGATTTAGTAGGAAACTTATACCTTCCAGAGGGTTTTGATGCCAATAAAAAATACAAAGCAATCGTTGGAGCAAGTCCATTCCCGCAAGTTAAAGAACAGGTACTAGGAACGTATGGTCCTGAAATGGCTAAAAGAGGATTTGTCTTTTTGGGGTTTGATTATATGGGAATGGGAGATTCGCCGGCATTACCAGGGGAGCACATGAAATCCAGATATATGTTTAGGCTAATAGAAAATACGTGGGATGCTGTTTCTTATCTTGGAACATTACCATTTGTAGAAGAGGTATACGGACTTGGAGTTTGTCAAGGAGGTTCTATTATTTCTTCGGCAGCAGTTACAGACCATCGTATTAAGAAAATTGCTACTGTTTCGGGAATGATGGCAGCAGATGCGTTTCAGTGGCTAGGTAGAGAAATAACAGATGTACAAATTGCAGCTGCTAATGCATCCATGCAAAAGCAGTATGAAACTGGGAAACCAGATTATGTAGCCCCATTTGGACTTAACGATGAGCAAACAAGAGAAGAGTTTGTTGAAGCAGCAGCTTATCCTGAAATGGCAGGAGAAACTTACGACTATTATGGTAGAGATGGGGTTAAAGGTCCTAAAGCTATTGAGAACTTTACAAATATGCACATTGGTGATCAAGCGATGCAATCTCTTATCTCTATAGGCGAGGCGTATGCAGATAAAATTGTGCAGCCTACATTGGTTATTTATGGTACATCAGCATCTACTGCACCGTGTTCAACTATGTTTATTGATAAACTTACTAATAACCCAGAAGTTATGGCTCTAGATAAATTCAGTCATGTTGATTTTTATTACAAGCCAGAAGCTGTAAAAGTTTCTACTGATGCTGTCGCAGAATTCTTTAATAAATAG
- a CDS encoding lipase family protein: MRIILVFLSTVFILAFDHESLGQKKEIIEDLNLENFNSDFSNYHQLTATYLAQVSEVVYWKKTKIDQFCSELNKCYPNAHYQYDFLEDKNNHSQALLLGTDHFLIIAFRGTEPSKIKDWITDVKFWNYENTDDSNEALGNMPAGHGGFRKSLIGLITKEDLFNKIDQLINKCSNASNKTNFPIYLTGHSLGAAMSQLFIEPLDYKGYNFQGAYHFAPPLAVTCSLNAIMKEKFGAKVYDIVNYKDYVPRAGRNGVAHFGKFYRICKDGLIYSEVESYTKFRRLESLQALKYHKLGNHLKAIKNQINTAKSIKERSDEEYPCVKPKNEVLPCK; encoded by the coding sequence ATGAGAATAATATTAGTATTCCTAAGTACTGTTTTTATCCTTGCATTTGATCATGAATCATTGGGGCAAAAAAAAGAAATCATAGAAGATTTAAACTTAGAAAATTTTAATTCTGATTTTAGTAACTATCATCAATTAACGGCTACTTATTTAGCTCAAGTTTCTGAAGTTGTATATTGGAAAAAAACTAAAATAGACCAATTTTGTTCTGAATTAAATAAATGCTATCCCAATGCTCATTATCAATATGATTTTTTAGAGGATAAAAACAACCACTCGCAAGCGCTTTTATTGGGAACAGACCATTTTTTAATCATAGCTTTTAGAGGCACTGAACCATCTAAAATCAAAGATTGGATTACAGATGTAAAATTTTGGAATTATGAAAACACTGATGATTCTAATGAAGCATTGGGAAATATGCCTGCAGGTCATGGTGGTTTCCGAAAATCATTAATAGGTTTAATAACTAAAGAGGACTTATTTAACAAAATAGACCAACTGATCAATAAATGTTCAAACGCTTCAAATAAAACTAATTTTCCTATTTATTTAACAGGGCATTCTCTAGGAGCTGCAATGTCTCAATTGTTTATCGAACCACTTGATTACAAAGGCTATAACTTTCAAGGTGCCTATCACTTTGCGCCTCCATTAGCTGTGACCTGTAGTTTAAATGCTATTATGAAAGAAAAATTTGGGGCTAAAGTTTATGATATTGTAAACTATAAAGACTATGTTCCTAGAGCAGGTAGAAATGGTGTTGCCCATTTTGGAAAATTCTACCGAATATGTAAAGACGGTCTGATCTATTCAGAAGTTGAATCTTACACTAAATTTAGACGTTTAGAAAGTTTACAAGCTCTTAAATACCATAAGCTAGGAAATCATTTAAAAGCGATAAAAAACCAAATAAATACAGCTAAAAGTATAAAAGAGCGAAGTGATGAGGAATATCCATGTGTCAAACCTAAAAATGAAGTATTACCTTGTAAATAA